In the genome of Streptomyces sp. NBC_00259, the window GGCGGCCCACCCAGCAGTACCACCCGCGCCGGCTGCGGGGAGGCGTTGGTCAGGGAGAGCGTCCTGAGCCCCGATGCGACGTAGCCGAGTTCGGCCGCTGCAAGGGGTGTTCCGTTGATGCGCACGTCGCCGGTGTCCACGATGACACCGTGCTCGAACTCCTCGTCGACGGTGAGATGCACCGTGGTGTCCGGCTCGATCGAGAGTTCGGCGCCGAGCAGGGGAGTGAAGGTGGGAACGGGGGACGTGTCACCCGCGAGGGAGCCGAGGAACACTCGTGCTGTGCCACCGTCCAGGGGGACAACGCCGGGGACGTGGTGCTGGAAGTTCGAGGCCGCGTGGCGATGCGCCTCGGGGAGGGCGATCCACAGCTGCATGCCGTGCAACCGCGTGGTCCGTTGCGTCGACACCTCGGAGTGGCTGATGCCGAATCCGCCCGTCATGAGGTTCAGTTCACCGGGCCTGATGAGGGCATGGACGCCGAGGCTGTCGCGATGCTCGATCTCACCACTGAAGAGCCAGCTCACCGTCTGCAGTCCGATGTGCGGGTGGGGGGCCACCCGCATCCCTCCGGTCTGATCCACATCGTCCGGGCCGTAGTGATCGGCGAAGCACCAGGCGCCGATGAGCGTTCGTGCGCGCTGAGGCAATGTGCGTCGTACGGTCATCGCGCGAGGGCCGCCGAGTGGTACCTCGCGCGAGGTGAGGATCTCGACACCACGCTCAGAGAGGTGCGTACCTGCCTGCACAAGCTCGTCGGGGTGTGTCTCCATGTTGCTCAAAGGACGCGTACTCTTCTCGTGACGTTGTGGTGGGGAAGGATTGCTGACGGTAGGCGTTCGGCAGGGACGGAAGCGGCAGAGCGGTGCTCAGGATCCACGGCGCTGTGAACCCACCGCGGAGCCCGAGCTATTCCGTGCGCTGTCCGCATGCGCGTTCTTCACCGTGGATCCGGAGCAGCGCGCCGGACACGGCCCGTATCTGCTCGTCGAGTTCTGCGAGTGCCTGGCGAAGCTCGATGACTCGGGTCTCGAGCTCGTTGGCTTCGGCGGTCAGCGACACCACGGTGGTCGTGAAAGCGAGTCGGTTCTCAGAAGCTAGGGTCATCACGCGTCCTCCTTCGGCAGAAGCCGGAAGAAATCTGGCGGACATATCAGAGCCCATGGCGGTACGTCTGACATGGCCGCGGCCGTCCCATCGTCAGGCAGCGTCCGCACGGTCGAATTGGACTGCCGAAATGCCGAGGATCAGCTTCACCTTGTCGCTGATCAGGACACCCCCCGTTTCGAGCCCCGTGTTCCAGGAGAGGCCCCAGTCGGAACGCTGCAGGGTGGCCGTGCCCTCGAAGCCGACACGCTTCTTCCCGTAGGCGTCCCGGCCGGCGCCACCGAACTCGAGATCGATGACGATCGGCAGTTCGATGTCCTTGATCCTCAGGTCCCCGGACATGCGGAGCTGGTCGTCATCGGTGCGGACGATCCTGGTGGAGCGGAAGGTCATCAGCGGGAACAGACCGGCATCGAGAAAGTCGGGGCCGACGACATGCTCGTCCCGGGCGCGCACACCCGTGTCGAGACTGCCGGTCTGGACACTCACATACGCCTCGGACCGATCGGGCCGGGATCCGTCGAGCTTGAGGACCCCTTCGAAGTCGGTGAACGCTCCGCGCACATTCGTGATCATGGCGTGCCGGACGGAGAAGCCGATCGTGCTGTGGGCGGGATCGATGCTGTAGATCCCGGTCAGCGTCTCGTAGGGGTAGATGCTGGACAGAGTGGCTTCCCTGTGGTTCTTGAGCATGGCGAGCCGGTTCCTTCGTGCGGTGGATATGAGGTGGCCGGATGCCGGCACAGCTGTGGGGAACCAGAGTCGACCGCAGGGGTGCTGCTCGCTCTGAAGCCGTGCCCGCCACGGGCACCGAAGCCCCGGCGCAGGGGACTTGCCGTGCGCAAGGGGCAGCGTGAGCCATCGACCGAGGCGCGGTGGTGGCCCCTGCCGGTGGGCAGGGGGGTCACCACCGGGGGCTACTGCTGCCGTGCGAGCCAGTCGGTGAAGCGGGTATCGGCAAGGCGCGCGTCCGGGCCGGGAAGGAGACTGGTCTCCTCGAGCTTGGAACCGAAGTACAGGGCCTGCGGGTCCGCCACGACGGTACGAGGGTCGTCGTCGGCGGCGAGGCCGGTGCGGATGAATTCGTCGAACGGGAACTCATCGGGACCGGCAACCTCGACCACGCCGTTGGAGGGCGTGCCGACAGCCGCGCGGCCCACGGCCGCGGCCACGTCGTCGGAGAAGATGGGCTGGATCTTCGCGGTGGGGACCCGCACGGTGTCGCCTTCGGTCCCCGCGTCCGCGATGCCCTTCATGAACTCGAAGAACTGCGTGGCGTGGACGATGGAGTAGGGGATCCCCGATGCCTTGATGAGCTCCTCCTGCGCCAGCTTGGCGCGGAAGTAGCCGCTCTCCTGGAGCCGTTCGGTGCCGACGACGGAGAGCGCGACATGGTGGGTCACACCGGCGTCCACCTCCGCCTTGAGGAGGTTGGTGGTCGAGGTACGGAAGAACTCCATCACCGCATCGTCCGCGAACGAGGGGGAGTTCGACACGTCGACCACGACCGAGGCACCCTGCAGAACCTCCGCCAGGCCCTCACCCGTCAGTGTGTTGACGCCGGTGTTGGGTGAGGCAGGCACCGCCTCGTGACCGTGTTCTTCGAGCTTGCCGACCAGTTTCGAACCGATGAGGCCGGTTCCACCTATGACTACAACCTTCATGCTCGGGATCCTCTCGGGAGGTTCTCCATTGATGCAGCGGGCGCCATGGATGAGCTGCCCGTCCGCAATCGGTCAATGTTGTCTGCCATAGGTCTGACAGGACGGTCACCGCGTTTGTGACAGCGTGCCCGCCCGGATCCGGAGATTTCCTCGACGGGGCGGGCGAGCCCAGGACGGTGCCATCGTGGTGCACCGTGCATGTCCACGCGAGAGCACATGGATGTACGCCTGCAGGCGGCCACGGTGGCACACGCCTGCAGGCGCACGGTATGGGAAGGCGAGCCCGGCAGGCTACTCGACGAGCTTTCCTTCGGCCGAGACCTCTTCCATCAGCGAGGAGATCTCGTCCGGGACGGGGGCGATGCTTTCGCGGGTGATCCCCGTGCTCGGGGACCACACGAGGTTGACCTGGAGTTCGGGGTCCATGTCCGGGTAGTCGCTGCGGTTGTGGCAGCCGCGGGTCTCACGACGTTCGAGTGCCGCTTCGAGCGTGGCCCGGGCGGCCAGGGCGGCGGACTTGAGGTCGAAGGCGTGCGCGAGGTCCTGGTAGCCGGCGATGTCGGGATGGATGCCGACGTCCTTCATCCGCTCCTCGATCGCGGTGAGCTCCGTCAGCCCGGCGCGCAGCCCTTCCTCGTCGCGTACGACACCCGCGTGCTCGGTCATGGTGTTGCGGATGGCGCGCTGAAGCGCGCGGACGTTCTCCGGCCCGTCGGCCGCGAGCAGGTCGTCGACCTCCGCACGGGCCTCGGCGACCGCCGAGGCCGACCGCGGCTGCGCGGTCAGCGACTCCGAGTAGGCGGCGGCCGCCTGGCCGGTGATGCGGCCGTACACCAGCAGCTCGATGAGGCTGTTGCCGCCGAGCCGGTTGGCGCCGTGCAGCCCGCTCGACGCCTCGCCGATGGCGTAGAGGCCGCGTACGTCGGTGCTGTGGTCCTCGGGCCGGACCCAGACCCCGCCCATCGAGTAGTGCGCCGTGGGCGCGACCTCGATCGGCTCGCGGGTGATGTCCAGCATCTGCAGGTCCAGGAGCGTCTGATAGACCCGGGGGAGCCGGTTCATGATCGTCTGCCGGGGGAGGTGGGAGACGTCGAGCCACACCCCGCCCTTGGGGGTGCCGCGCCCTTCCTTGATCTCCGTGTAGGACGCGAGGGCGACGCGGTCGCGGGTGGAGAGTTCCATGCGCTCGGGGTCGTAGTTCGCCATGAAACGCTCGCCGAGCCCGTTGCGCAGGATGCCGCCCTCACCTCGTGCCGCCTCGCTGACGAGGGTGCCTGCCGCGTTCTCAGGCTCGATGATTCCCGACGGATGGAACTGGACCAGCTCCGGGTCGCGCAGCCGGGCCCCGGCCTCGACGGCCAGCCGGAACGAGTCACCGGTGTTCTCGTCGCGTCGCGAGGAGGTGCGCCGCCAGATGCGGGTGTGGCCGCCGGCCGCGAGGATGACGGCGTCGGCGTGGATGAGGTAGCGCTTCCCGTTCGTGAGGTCGAAGCCGTAGGCGCCGAACACGGCACCGTCGTGGACCAGGAGACGGGTGATGTAGACGCTGTCCAGCATGGGAATGTCGAGCTGGCTCGCGCGCCTGATGAGCGTGCGCTGGATCTCCAGGCCGGTGTAGTCGCCGGCGAAGGCGGTGCGCCGGAACTTGTGCGCGCCGAAGAACCGCTGCGAGATACGGCCGTCCTCCTCCCTGGCGAAGGCCATACCGAAGCGCTCCAGATCGTCGATGCCCCGGGCGGCGCCCTGGGTGACGATCTCGGCGGTGCGGGGATCGGAGAGCAGGTAGCTCTCCTTGAGGGTGTCCGCGGCGTGCTGCTGCCAGCTGTCCTCGGGGTCCATCGTGGCCAGGGCGGCGTTGATCCCCCCGGCGGCGAGGGCCGTGTGGGCGTCCTCCTTGGGGCGCTTGCCGACGGCGAGGACGTCGATCCCGGCCTCGGCCAGCTCGATCGCCGCCCGTAGGCCCGCTCCACCGGTTCCGATCACCAGCACCATGGTGGAGAGACGCTGTTCGGTGATAGCCACGATTACTCCCGATCGATCGACTTGGTCGTCAATGAGTACGACCGTGCGATCGAGCCGATTGTGACAGCGAGGTCACCGGCTTCCCGCCGCAGGACGGTCGTGACGAGGCAAGGGCGCGGTAGCGCGCTGCCGGGCGCCGCGGGTTCGCTTCGCCGGTGCTGCGAGGCGTTCTGCGCGGCGCCTGCTGCGTAGGGTGCGCCGATACGAGGGTGAGACGCCACGATGACCTGCGATGTCGTCGCCCCCCACCCTCGTGGGCGGGTTCTCAGGGGAGAAGGCTGTCCAGGGGGACATCGGGATCGGAGAGGCGGGCGTCGTCGAAGTCGGCGCCGGACAGGATCAAGGAACGGATCGTATCGATGACGTCCCACACGTTGACGCTCATCCCCGCAAGGATGCGGCTGCCCTTCATCCAGAACGCGATGAACTCCCGCGCCGCGACATTGCCGCGGAAGATCACACGGTCGTAGCCGCCCGGTTCGGTGTACCCCACGTACTCCATCCCGAGGTCGTACTGATCGGTGTAGAAGTACGGAAGCCTGTCGTAGGCGGCGTCCTCGTCGAGCATGCTCAGCGCGGCTGTCTTCGGCTGGTTCAAGGCGTTGGCCCAGTGCTCGACGCGGATGTGACGTTCGAGCAGTGGGTGGTAGGCGTTGGCGACGTCACCGGCGGCGTAGATGTCGGCCACAGAGGTCCGCAGGTGCTCGTCGGTGACGATGCCGTTCCGTACGTCCAGGCCCGCTTCCTCCGCGAGCCGCACGTTCGGTGTGATGCCGATACCCACGACCACGGCGTCCGCGGCGAGGTGGGTGCCGTCGGCGAGGGTCACACCGTCCACGCGGCCGTCTGTTCCGGTGATGCTCTCGACCTGCGTGTTGGGGCGCAGAACCACCCCGTGATCCTTGTGCAGGCCGGCGAACGGCTCCGCGGCCTCGCGCCCGAGCACCTTCAGCAGCGGCAGCTCCGAGTGCCCGAGCACCGTCACCTCCGCTCCGGCCGTCCGGGCCGCCGCGGCGGTCTCGAGGCCGATCCAGCCGTCGCCGATGACGACGATCTTCGCCCCCTTGGTGAAGACCTCCTTGAGCCGTTCGCTCTGTTCCACGCGCCGCAGATACAGAACGTTCTCGAGATCCGCTCCGGGAACGGACAGCGGGCGCGGAGACGAACCGGTCGCCAGGAGCAGCTTGGCGTACGGCACACGACGACCGTCGTCCAGCTCCACCTCCTTGGCCTGCGGATCGACAGCCTTCACGCTCGTGCCCAGGAGCAGATCCACCTCGTGCTCCGAGTACCAGTCCTCAGGGTGCACGAAGATCGAGTCGCGCTCCTCCTTGCCCAACAGGTAGCCCTTGGAGAGCGGCGGTCGGATGTACGGCCGCTCCTGCTCGTTGCCGATGATGAGGAGCGGGCCGCGGTGGCCGTGTTCGCGCAGTGCCTCCACCGCCTTGCCGGCGGCCAGACCGCCTCCGACGACCACGAAAGTGTGCACAGGGGACATGATGTTCCTCACCTCGGATGTCGCATTTTGCGCCATGTTATGAGTGTCACCACTCAGACCGAGGGCCTGCGCACCCTGTGACAACGTGCCGTTCAGCCATTGAGACGCTCGGGAACGCCCAGGGGCCTGTCCGGCGGATCTTGCCGGACAGGCCCCTGGTGCCGAGGAGAGCTCAGCGCTTGAGCGTGAAGGTGAAGTCGCCGGACAGCTTGCCGTTCAGCCGGACTGCCGAAACGAGATTCCCCTCCGTGATCAGTCTTTCGACCTCGGCCCGCGACAGACCGCACCCT includes:
- a CDS encoding pirin family protein: MSNMETHPDELVQAGTHLSERGVEILTSREVPLGGPRAMTVRRTLPQRARTLIGAWCFADHYGPDDVDQTGGMRVAPHPHIGLQTVSWLFSGEIEHRDSLGVHALIRPGELNLMTGGFGISHSEVSTQRTTRLHGMQLWIALPEAHRHAASNFQHHVPGVVPLDGGTARVFLGSLAGDTSPVPTFTPLLGAELSIEPDTTVHLTVDEEFEHGVIVDTGDVRINGTPLAAAELGYVASGLRTLSLTNASPQPARVVLLGGPPFQEEIVMWWNFIGRTHQDIVQARDEWQNGSDRFGRVEGYDGDPLPAPTLPNATIAPRRNPAS
- a CDS encoding YceI family protein, translating into MLKNHREATLSSIYPYETLTGIYSIDPAHSTIGFSVRHAMITNVRGAFTDFEGVLKLDGSRPDRSEAYVSVQTGSLDTGVRARDEHVVGPDFLDAGLFPLMTFRSTRIVRTDDDQLRMSGDLRIKDIELPIVIDLEFGGAGRDAYGKKRVGFEGTATLQRSDWGLSWNTGLETGGVLISDKVKLILGISAVQFDRADAA
- a CDS encoding SDR family oxidoreductase, producing the protein MKVVVIGGTGLIGSKLVGKLEEHGHEAVPASPNTGVNTLTGEGLAEVLQGASVVVDVSNSPSFADDAVMEFFRTSTTNLLKAEVDAGVTHHVALSVVGTERLQESGYFRAKLAQEELIKASGIPYSIVHATQFFEFMKGIADAGTEGDTVRVPTAKIQPIFSDDVAAAVGRAAVGTPSNGVVEVAGPDEFPFDEFIRTGLAADDDPRTVVADPQALYFGSKLEETSLLPGPDARLADTRFTDWLARQQ
- a CDS encoding L-aspartate oxidase; translation: MVLVIGTGGAGLRAAIELAEAGIDVLAVGKRPKEDAHTALAAGGINAALATMDPEDSWQQHAADTLKESYLLSDPRTAEIVTQGAARGIDDLERFGMAFAREEDGRISQRFFGAHKFRRTAFAGDYTGLEIQRTLIRRASQLDIPMLDSVYITRLLVHDGAVFGAYGFDLTNGKRYLIHADAVILAAGGHTRIWRRTSSRRDENTGDSFRLAVEAGARLRDPELVQFHPSGIIEPENAAGTLVSEAARGEGGILRNGLGERFMANYDPERMELSTRDRVALASYTEIKEGRGTPKGGVWLDVSHLPRQTIMNRLPRVYQTLLDLQMLDITREPIEVAPTAHYSMGGVWVRPEDHSTDVRGLYAIGEASSGLHGANRLGGNSLIELLVYGRITGQAAAAYSESLTAQPRSASAVAEARAEVDDLLAADGPENVRALQRAIRNTMTEHAGVVRDEEGLRAGLTELTAIEERMKDVGIHPDIAGYQDLAHAFDLKSAALAARATLEAALERRETRGCHNRSDYPDMDPELQVNLVWSPSTGITRESIAPVPDEISSLMEEVSAEGKLVE
- a CDS encoding NAD(P)/FAD-dependent oxidoreductase — its product is MSPVHTFVVVGGGLAAGKAVEALREHGHRGPLLIIGNEQERPYIRPPLSKGYLLGKEERDSIFVHPEDWYSEHEVDLLLGTSVKAVDPQAKEVELDDGRRVPYAKLLLATGSSPRPLSVPGADLENVLYLRRVEQSERLKEVFTKGAKIVVIGDGWIGLETAAAARTAGAEVTVLGHSELPLLKVLGREAAEPFAGLHKDHGVVLRPNTQVESITGTDGRVDGVTLADGTHLAADAVVVGIGITPNVRLAEEAGLDVRNGIVTDEHLRTSVADIYAAGDVANAYHPLLERHIRVEHWANALNQPKTAALSMLDEDAAYDRLPYFYTDQYDLGMEYVGYTEPGGYDRVIFRGNVAAREFIAFWMKGSRILAGMSVNVWDVIDTIRSLILSGADFDDARLSDPDVPLDSLLP